A genomic stretch from Marinobacter fonticola includes:
- a CDS encoding lipocalin family protein codes for MKHLRRYIHGLNRLGAGCVCLLLAACTGLPDRVEPVTGFEPQRYLGTWYEIARLPHPFEEGLSYVQATYTANEDGTIDVLNQGFNAASGEWEQANGVAKFVGERRVGHLKVSFFGPFYASYVVMALDKADYRYSLVTGPDRDYLWLLSRTPEMAAPVRKQLVAKAREAGYPVDDLIWVEQSGEPPAPRP; via the coding sequence TTGAAACACCTGCGCCGTTATATCCATGGGCTGAATCGTCTTGGTGCTGGGTGCGTCTGCCTGTTACTGGCAGCGTGCACCGGTTTACCTGACCGTGTCGAGCCGGTAACGGGTTTCGAGCCGCAGCGTTACCTGGGCACTTGGTACGAAATCGCCCGTCTGCCTCATCCGTTCGAGGAAGGTCTGAGTTATGTGCAGGCCACCTATACGGCCAATGAAGACGGTACGATCGATGTGCTCAACCAAGGCTTCAATGCCGCCAGCGGAGAATGGGAGCAGGCGAACGGCGTGGCCAAGTTTGTGGGGGAGCGGCGTGTCGGCCATCTCAAAGTGTCGTTCTTTGGCCCGTTCTACGCGAGCTATGTGGTAATGGCGCTGGATAAGGCGGACTACCGGTACTCTTTGGTCACCGGACCGGATCGTGACTACCTTTGGCTGCTATCGCGCACGCCGGAAATGGCGGCGCCGGTGCGGAAGCAGCTCGTTGCCAAGGCTCGGGAAGCCGGCTATCCGGTGGATGACCTGATTTGGGTAGAACAGTCCGGCGAACCGCCCGCGCCAAGGCCGTAA
- a CDS encoding TetR/AcrR family transcriptional regulator, whose amino-acid sequence MTERNSISPRRKPVQARSRERVEAILQHATLTFHDKGVDATSMSAIARRANMSLASLYRYFPNKPAIVKAIAERHVEKLETMLKNRLDRFGPETIVEVLLDVYFEFYRDEPAYKAIWSSVEAMPELRELDLSELRTNASDLDAYLARQCPHLPADRRWSASLMVPRASGSLLRMAITLPEEEAKALLSELKRMVRAYLDQLLDEEKG is encoded by the coding sequence ATGACCGAGCGCAATAGTATCTCGCCGCGTCGCAAACCTGTGCAGGCGCGCAGTCGGGAGCGCGTTGAGGCCATCCTCCAGCACGCTACCCTGACTTTTCATGATAAGGGTGTGGATGCCACCAGCATGTCCGCAATCGCCCGACGTGCCAATATGTCGCTGGCTTCCCTTTACCGCTATTTCCCCAATAAGCCGGCTATCGTGAAGGCCATTGCCGAACGGCATGTGGAAAAGCTGGAAACCATGCTGAAAAACCGGCTGGACCGATTTGGTCCGGAAACCATTGTCGAAGTGCTTCTGGATGTCTACTTCGAATTCTATCGGGACGAACCTGCCTACAAGGCGATTTGGTCAAGCGTAGAAGCGATGCCTGAGTTGCGGGAACTCGACCTGAGCGAGCTGCGGACCAACGCCAGCGATCTTGATGCCTATCTGGCCCGACAATGCCCGCATTTGCCGGCAGACCGTCGCTGGTCCGCCAGTCTCATGGTGCCTCGGGCCAGCGGCAGCTTGCTGCGAATGGCGATTACGCTCCCCGAAGAGGAGGCCAAGGCGTTGCTGAGTGAACTGAAGCGTATGGTGCGAGCGTATTTGGACCAACTGCTTGACGAAGAAAAAGGTTAG